One Sanguibacter sp. HDW7 DNA window includes the following coding sequences:
- a CDS encoding CoA-binding protein, translating to MARTSEFDEAGARFLAAGRIAVTGVSRTPGSHGGNAVYVGLRKAGFDVVPINPAATEVEGDPAYPDLAAVPGGVAAVVVATAPSQVAATVDQAVRLGVGYLWMHRTIDAGSVDEAAAARAREAGIEVLVGGCPLMHRDAGDRGHRVMCGVLRVLGRVPR from the coding sequence ATGGCGCGGACGAGCGAGTTTGACGAGGCAGGTGCACGGTTCCTCGCGGCCGGGCGCATCGCGGTGACGGGCGTGTCACGCACGCCGGGCTCGCACGGCGGCAACGCCGTGTACGTCGGGCTGCGCAAGGCGGGGTTCGACGTCGTCCCGATCAACCCGGCTGCGACCGAGGTCGAGGGGGACCCTGCGTATCCCGACCTGGCTGCGGTGCCCGGCGGGGTGGCGGCCGTCGTCGTGGCGACCGCGCCCTCGCAGGTGGCGGCCACCGTCGATCAGGCTGTCCGCCTCGGCGTCGGATACCTGTGGATGCACAGGACGATCGATGCGGGCAGCGTCGACGAGGCGGCGGCGGCCCGTGCGCGGGAGGCGGGCATCGAGGTGCTCGTCGGGGGCTGCCCGCTCATGCACCGCGATGCTGGGGACCGGGGCCACCGGGTGATGTGTGGCGTTCTCCGCGTGCTGGGGCGCGTGCCGCGCTGA
- the pyk gene encoding pyruvate kinase, with protein sequence MRRAKIVCTIGPATASADQIQNLVDAGMDVARINRSHGAPDEHELVYHNVRAAAASANRPVAVLVDLQGPKIRLGKFEKDEKYWLEEGDIFTITTDDVVGTKELVSTTHKGLPGDARVGDPMLIDDGRVLVRIIEVEGPRVVTRVEVAGPVSNNKGINLPGVAVSVPAMSEKDEEDLRWAIRLGADIIALSFVRNAADYNDVRRIMEEEGRILPVIAKVEKPQAVDNLEEIVDAFDGIMVARGDLGVELPLEQVPLVQKRAVELARRNAKPVIVATQVLESMISAPRPTRAEASDCANAVLDGADAVMLSGETSVGDYPIEAVRTMARIIESTEEHGRERIAPLGSTPHTRGGAITRAAAEIGERVGVKYLATFTQSGDSARRMSRLRSSIPLIAFTPDASVRNVLALSWGVQAELVDQVANTDAMVQLVDQTLRSKELVEDGEYVVVVSGAPVGVIGSTNNITVHKIGESTGRIA encoded by the coding sequence ATGCGCAGAGCGAAGATTGTTTGCACCATCGGTCCCGCGACCGCCTCCGCGGACCAGATCCAGAACCTCGTCGACGCCGGCATGGACGTCGCCCGAATCAACAGGAGCCACGGAGCTCCGGACGAGCACGAGCTCGTCTACCACAACGTGCGGGCCGCTGCGGCGTCCGCGAACCGCCCCGTCGCGGTGCTCGTCGATCTCCAGGGCCCCAAGATCCGTCTCGGCAAGTTCGAGAAGGACGAGAAGTACTGGCTCGAAGAGGGCGACATCTTCACGATCACGACGGACGACGTCGTGGGCACCAAGGAGCTCGTCTCGACGACCCACAAGGGCCTTCCGGGCGACGCCCGTGTCGGCGACCCGATGCTCATCGACGACGGCCGTGTCCTCGTCCGCATCATCGAGGTCGAGGGCCCGCGTGTCGTCACGCGTGTCGAGGTCGCTGGTCCCGTCTCCAACAACAAGGGCATCAACCTGCCCGGCGTCGCCGTCTCCGTCCCCGCCATGTCCGAGAAGGACGAGGAGGACCTCCGCTGGGCGATCCGCCTCGGTGCCGACATCATCGCCCTGTCGTTCGTCCGCAACGCGGCCGACTACAACGACGTGCGTCGCATCATGGAGGAGGAGGGTCGCATCCTCCCCGTCATCGCCAAGGTCGAGAAGCCGCAGGCGGTCGACAACCTCGAGGAGATCGTCGACGCGTTCGACGGCATCATGGTCGCCCGTGGCGACCTGGGCGTCGAGCTCCCGCTCGAGCAGGTCCCGCTCGTCCAGAAGCGCGCTGTCGAGCTCGCCCGCCGCAACGCGAAGCCGGTCATCGTCGCGACGCAGGTCCTCGAGTCGATGATCTCGGCGCCGCGTCCGACGCGTGCCGAGGCCTCCGACTGCGCGAACGCCGTCCTCGACGGTGCTGACGCGGTCATGCTCTCGGGCGAGACGTCGGTCGGCGACTACCCGATCGAGGCCGTGCGCACGATGGCCCGCATCATCGAGTCGACCGAGGAGCACGGCCGGGAGCGCATCGCGCCCCTCGGCTCGACGCCTCACACGCGCGGTGGCGCCATCACGCGTGCCGCTGCCGAGATCGGTGAGCGCGTGGGCGTGAAGTACCTCGCGACGTTCACGCAGTCGGGTGACTCGGCGCGTCGTATGTCGCGCCTGCGCTCGTCGATCCCGCTCATCGCGTTCACGCCCGACGCGTCGGTCCGCAACGTCCTCGCGCTCAGCTGGGGCGTGCAGGCCGAGCTCGTCGACCAGGTGGCGAACACCGACGCGATGGTGCAGCTCGTCGACCAGACGCTCCGCTCGAAGGAGCTCGTCGAGGACGGCGAGTACGTCGTCGTCGTCTCGGGCGCCCCGGTCGGCGTCATCGGTTCGACGAACAACATCACGGTCCACAAGATCGGTGAGTCGACGGGCCGCATCGCCTGA
- a CDS encoding ANTAR domain-containing response regulator, which translates to MDLPPLLEPEAEKPAAAGRVRRAVVAEDEALIRMDVVETLREAGFDVVGEAGDGETAVALAIEHKPDVVVMDVKMPELDGISAAERIAKAHAAPVVLLTAFSQTELVERARDAGAMAYVVKPFSPADLLPAVEIAISRYTQISALQDEVADLQERFETRKHVDRAKGLLMTKMGLSEPESFRWIQKTSMDRRLTMREVADAVIDQVGKD; encoded by the coding sequence CTGGACCTGCCGCCCCTCCTCGAGCCGGAGGCGGAGAAGCCGGCCGCTGCCGGTCGTGTCCGTCGTGCGGTCGTGGCGGAGGACGAGGCGCTCATCCGCATGGACGTCGTCGAGACGCTCCGCGAGGCGGGCTTCGACGTCGTCGGTGAGGCGGGTGACGGTGAGACCGCGGTCGCGCTCGCGATCGAGCACAAGCCGGACGTCGTCGTCATGGACGTGAAGATGCCCGAGCTCGACGGCATCTCGGCAGCCGAGCGGATCGCGAAGGCGCACGCTGCGCCGGTCGTGCTGCTCACGGCCTTCTCGCAGACGGAGCTCGTCGAGCGGGCGCGTGACGCAGGCGCGATGGCGTACGTCGTCAAGCCGTTCAGCCCTGCTGACCTGCTTCCGGCCGTCGAGATCGCGATCTCGCGCTACACGCAGATCTCGGCGCTCCAGGACGAGGTCGCAGACCTGCAGGAGCGCTTCGAGACGCGCAAGCACGTCGACCGTGCCAAGGGTCTGCTCATGACGAAGATGGGTCTGTCGGAGCCGGAGTCGTTCCGCTGGATCCAGAAGACGTCGATGGACCGTCGTCTCACGATGCGTGAGGTCGCGGACGCTGTCATCGACCAGGTCGGCAAGGACTGA
- a CDS encoding GNAT family N-acetyltransferase has product MVRASIDVRHAVAEDLLEVAGLCLTARDESSTPTQLCSSDAERVRSQIGVLLSVPGGRVLVARQDGEAVGFLLGRIVEANIYHDSPVLYVEALFVAPAFRRRGAGHALMGVAAEIAVEVGADEVYSVPLPGSRGVQRFLLRLGFAPAAAHRVVQTATLLRRLEGEPAARRGSRGLEDLIARRRKARIETHSGPVDLRELQARLRAERTGLGSPSTPGVGVPLVDGGVDTRTRRRLTSAG; this is encoded by the coding sequence ATGGTGAGGGCTTCGATCGACGTACGGCATGCGGTGGCCGAGGATCTCCTCGAGGTCGCGGGCCTCTGCCTGACAGCGCGCGACGAGTCGTCGACACCGACGCAGCTGTGCTCGTCGGACGCGGAACGCGTCCGGAGCCAGATCGGGGTGCTGCTCTCGGTCCCCGGGGGGCGGGTGCTCGTGGCCCGGCAGGACGGCGAGGCCGTCGGCTTCCTCCTCGGTCGGATCGTCGAGGCGAACATCTACCACGACTCGCCCGTGCTCTACGTCGAGGCCCTGTTCGTCGCCCCGGCCTTCCGCAGGCGCGGCGCTGGGCACGCGCTCATGGGCGTCGCTGCGGAGATCGCGGTCGAGGTCGGGGCGGACGAGGTCTACTCGGTCCCGCTGCCAGGATCCCGCGGCGTGCAGCGCTTCCTCCTGCGGCTCGGGTTCGCGCCGGCTGCCGCGCACCGCGTCGTGCAGACGGCCACGCTCCTCCGTCGGCTCGAGGGCGAGCCTGCGGCGCGCCGTGGGTCGCGCGGTCTCGAGGACCTCATCGCTCGCCGGCGCAAGGCGCGCATCGAGACGCACTCGGGTCCCGTGGACCTGCGTGAGCTCCAGGCGCGGCTGCGTGCGGAGCGGACGGGGCTCGGCTCCCCGTCGACGCCCGGCGTGGGCGTGCCCCTAGTCGACGGCGGCGTCGACACGCGGACCCGTCGCCGTCTGACCTCCGCGGGCTGA
- a CDS encoding PaaI family thioesterase → MTDTHPDVRTPLTDAQREQVVRSTHGTLIERMGIEILELTAERAVATMPVEGNTQPAGLLHGGASAALAETLASYAAIAHAGRGKGVVGLDLNATHHKGVRTGTVTAVATAIHLGRTLASYEITVHDDAERRVCTARLTCMILDER, encoded by the coding sequence ATGACCGACACTCACCCGGACGTCCGCACCCCCCTCACCGACGCGCAGCGCGAGCAGGTCGTGCGCTCGACGCACGGCACGCTCATCGAGCGGATGGGGATCGAGATCCTCGAGCTCACCGCCGAGCGCGCCGTCGCAACCATGCCCGTCGAGGGCAACACGCAGCCCGCTGGCCTCCTCCACGGCGGTGCGTCCGCCGCGCTCGCCGAGACCCTCGCCTCCTACGCCGCGATCGCCCACGCCGGTCGCGGCAAGGGTGTCGTCGGGCTCGACCTCAACGCGACCCACCACAAGGGCGTCCGGACGGGGACGGTCACGGCCGTCGCGACCGCGATCCACCTGGGCCGCACGCTCGCGAGCTACGAGATCACGGTCCACGACGACGCCGAGCGGCGCGTCTGCACGGCACGGCTCACGTGCATGATCCTCGACGAGCGCTGA